A window from Micromonospora terminaliae encodes these proteins:
- a CDS encoding SigE family RNA polymerase sigma factor, with product MVLLRVAFLLTGDRHAAEDLLQEVLEQVYVRWRRVQGSPEAYARRALVNRSINRWRRRARRPEQSLGRHDEVARDHADAVALRGVVVAALRALPPRQRAAVVLRYLEDVSVTDVAAAMGCSQGAVKSHAARGLARLREVLAASDLVMPITDSGGSR from the coding sequence GCTGACCGGGGATCGGCATGCGGCGGAGGACCTGCTTCAGGAGGTGTTGGAGCAGGTGTATGTGCGGTGGCGTCGAGTGCAGGGCAGCCCGGAGGCGTACGCGCGGCGCGCGTTGGTCAACCGGTCGATCAACCGGTGGCGCCGCCGTGCCCGCCGGCCCGAGCAGTCGCTGGGCCGGCACGACGAGGTCGCCCGTGACCACGCCGACGCCGTGGCTCTCCGCGGAGTGGTCGTTGCGGCGCTGCGGGCGTTGCCGCCTCGGCAGCGGGCCGCAGTCGTGCTCCGTTACCTGGAGGACGTGTCGGTGACTGACGTCGCCGCGGCGATGGGCTGTTCTCAGGGCGCGGTGAAAAGTCACGCCGCGCGCGGGCTGGCTCGACTGCGCGAGGTGCTGGCCGCATCGGATCTCGTCATGCCCATCACCGACTCTGGGGGTTCGCGATGA
- a CDS encoding PadR family transcriptional regulator has product MTRPSASMREPTYFILAALQDEPLHGYAIVKRAQELSDGRVRLTTGTLYAALDRLTGEEMVRVAEEAVVNGRARRTYELTQRGLSALTAEAERMAAAASVVRNHSVRPAAAGRVVPA; this is encoded by the coding sequence ATGACCAGGCCCTCCGCGTCGATGCGCGAACCCACCTATTTCATCCTGGCCGCGTTGCAGGACGAGCCCCTGCACGGCTACGCGATCGTCAAGCGGGCGCAGGAGTTGTCCGACGGCCGGGTACGCCTCACGACGGGCACCCTCTACGCCGCTCTGGACCGGCTCACCGGTGAGGAGATGGTGAGGGTGGCCGAGGAAGCGGTGGTCAACGGTCGTGCCCGCCGCACCTACGAGCTGACCCAGCGAGGTTTGTCCGCGCTGACCGCGGAAGCGGAGCGGATGGCTGCGGCGGCGAGCGTCGTTCGTAACCATTCCGTCCGCCCGGCGGCTGCGGGCCGGGTGGTGCCGGCATGA